The proteins below are encoded in one region of Bombus terrestris chromosome 7, iyBomTerr1.2, whole genome shotgun sequence:
- the LOC100651998 gene encoding poly(A)-specific ribonuclease PARN — MEVTSLNFQEVLVELDEVIKNGTFLAIDGEFTGLNSGPDAGAFDTPAQYYAKLRSGSMDFLLIQFGLSVFTFNTQTQKYNQRSYNFYVFPRPLNRTATDLRFMCQTSCMSFLASREFDFNKLFKLGIPYLTASEEEKLIKRLEEKQKIRDETEILPISDVERPQIEDICRKMDEFITSEEEELVIDKCSAFIRRLVYQEAKLRWPNKLRIESRVENFGCSLVVQRLGTKKEEEQREIEKREREREEIQHAVGLSILMRKISDSGKLLVGHNMLLDLCHIIHQFFGYLPESYLEFKSLLHDLFPRILDTKIICHSQQFKENVPSSNLGILLETVSKSPFKITEVEPIDDRSYSTLAEKCHEAGYDAYITGICFIALSNYLGSLQNPKVPIVLSDSSLLDPFLNKLLIARLKDIPYINLVGEDPNPNRDHILHITFPKEWRFNDISQLFSPFGGVHVSWLNDTSAYIGLHRRDQVNAVMKILGKTNTYKIQRYADYQASLGVIVGAGDRKRKLSSHEAVSPKKGENSVPTNGVKTTKDDDGWEVATGKRRRKRKDRTDVGDARKTKQKFPEADSWE, encoded by the exons ATGGAAGTGACTTCTTTGA ATTTTCAAGAAGTCCTTGTGGAATTGGACGAAGTTATAAAAAATGGAACATTCCTTGCCATTGATGGTGAATTCACAGGACTGAACTCAGGGCCTGATGCTGGTGCCTTTGACACACCTGCTCAGTATTATGCAAAATTGAGATCGGGATCAATGGATTTTCTTCTCATACAATTTGGCCTTTCTGTATTTACATTCAATACACAAACTCAAAA GTACAATCAACGgtcatacaatttttatgttttccCACGACCCCTAAACCGTACAGCTACCGATTTGAGATTTATGTGTCAGACATCTTGTATGTCGTTTTTAGCATCGCGAGAATTCGACTTCAATAAACTTTTCAAATTAGGCATTCCTTACTTAACAGCaagcgaagaagaaaaattgatcAAACGATTGGAGGAAAAGCAAAAGATAAGGGATGAAACAGAGATTTTGCCTATTTCGGATGTTGAGAGGCCTCAGATCGAAGATAtttg TAGAAAGATGGATGAATTCATCACTTCTGAAGAAGAAGAACTAGTGATTGATAAGTGTAGTGCTTTTATCAGACGACTAGTTTATCAGGAAGCAAAGCTGAGGTGGCCAAATAAATTGAGGATTGAAAGTAGAGTGGAGAATTTTGGATGTAGTCTCGTTGTACAAAGATTAGGaactaaaaaagaagaagaacaaaggGAGattgaaaaaagagagagagaaagagaagaaattcaACATGCAGTTGGATTAAGTATACTCATGAGAAAAATTTCAGATTCT gGAAAGTTACTAGTTGGTCATAATATGTTATTAGATCTCTGTCATATAATACATCAATTTTTTGGATATTTGCCAGAATCATATTTGGAATTTAAGTCTCTTCTTCATGATCTATTTCCAAG aattttagatacaaaaataatttgcCATTCGCAGCAATTCAAGGAAAATGTACCATCGTCGAATTTAGGTATATTGCTAGAAACAGTTAGTAAATCACCGTTTAAAATTACAGAAGTGGAACCTATCGATGACAGAAGTTATTCAACGCTGGCAGAAAAATGTCACGAGGCCGGTTACGATGCATATATAACTGGAATATGTTTCATTGCATTGTCTAATTATCTTG GTTCCTTACAAAACCCCAAAGTGCCGATAGTTTTATCGGATTCATCATTACTCGACCCTTTTCTAAACAA acTCCTCATAGCAAGATTGAAAGATATTCCGTATATAAACCTTGTCGGAGAAGATC CTAATCCAAATAGAGatcatatattacatataacattCCCAAAAGAGTGGAGGTTTAATGATATATCTCAATTGTTTAGTCCATTTG GAGGTGTGCATGTGTCATGGTTAAATGACACGTCTGCATACATAGGACTACACCGTCGAGATCAAGTTAACGCAGTAATGAAAATTCTAGGTAAAACGAATACCTATAAGATTCAAAGGTATGCTGATTATCAAGCTTCTCTAGGGGTGATCGTTGGCGCAGGAGATCGTAAACGGAAATTATCCTCGCATGA GGCTGTCTCGCCGAAGAAAGGGGAAAACTCCGTGCCAACGAACGGCGTGAAGACTACTAAGGACGACGATGGCTGGGAAGTAGCCACAG GGAAACGACGCCGGAAGCGGAAGGACCGTACGGACGTAGGTGATGCACGAAAAACGAAGCAGAAATTCCCTGAGGCTGACTCTTGGGAATAA